One Streptosporangium becharense genomic window, GTCGTCCCACGTGACACGGCCACCGGAGCCGGGTGCGATCCCCTTGCCCTCTCCCGGCTCCCAGCTGAGCTTCCCGAGCTCCTCCAGGGCGAGCCTCTCCCAGACGGCCTCGGTCATCTTGCCGTTGTGCATGCCGCCGGTCATAAGGCGTCCTCGACGATCCGCTCCGCATCCCGGACGCGCAGCTTGCCGGACATGAGCTGGGGGAGGAGGGTGTCGCGCAGGGCGGCGAGGGTGCGAGACTCCTGCTCCACCCGTGTTGCTTGAGTCATAAGTGGTCGTACGCGTTCGGACACCTCAGCCGCCGCAGCCGGTTCCAAGACCTTGATGAGCTGCTTATGTGCAGCATCTCGATTCAACCCGGGCACAGCTGAGTCGCCCACGAGTGCGGGAAGGTTTGCGGTCTCCAGTATGAGGAATGCAACTTCAGGAGATATGAACTTTGCGTTGATATCCACGAAGAAGGCTGTGTCAATCACCCAGCAAGGCTTGGGTGACCAGGAAACCCAGCCAGCATTTGCTCCCTTTCTTCCGACCACAGGAGTCGGACCGGATGTCAGTGGCGTGTCATGCCAACCTACCTGCCCGGTGCATCCGTAGACGGGTGTAGCACCTTCCCGGCGTTCTGCCTCTCGAAGTGCTTTACCGTACTTAAGGGATACGAAATTCCCTAGTTCGGAAGAGGTGCTTGCATCTGCAGAAAAATTCCTATAGATGGAACGAGACAACTCAAGCGCTGTCAATGTGATGCGCTCGTTGACCGCGATCTTGTCGTCCAGTGCCCCGAGCGCTGCTGCGATAGATTTCTGGATAGTTAACGGAGGGCTTGGAACCCGAAGCGACTTGATTGTCGCTACCGGCTGCCCCAGGCCGGGGACGCCAACGGTTGATACGTTCTGGAGGAGCTCATGCTGGCCGTCCGGGGATGAGAACCAGTAGTAGTAGAACTCCGGAAGGGACCGTTTAGGGTCAAGACGGGCTTTAACCTGGCTTGTTGAAAGGACGTACCGATGGTATCGGGGTGTGCGAGGGATCATTGATATCTGTCCTACTGTGCCCCGATGAGTGAAGACCAAATCGCCGGGTGCTAAGTTTGCTCCAGGTATCTGATCAGCTTTCTCGCCGCTGATGAACACGAATTCATCATCAAGGAACACGCCTTTGCTGAGATTGACTCCGCGGACTACTGGAATCCCTTGGGGGATGTAGTCCTCTTTGGTGATCGCAGACCCGTAAGGCTTTGAGAATGCGCTTTTCTCTGCCGCTGCGAGTTCTTCGAATCGGACCGTAGGCCACTCAGACATCAATCCTCCCCAACTGCTCCCGCACGACCTTCTCCAGTCGCGCCGACTCCTCGAAGTGCTCGAACAATTCCTTCGTCAGCCGGGCGATCCGCTCCTGCACCGGCTCCGCGTCCGGGTCCTCCTCGACCTCTACCGCGCCGACGTACCGCCCCGGCGTGAGCACGAAGTCGTGCTCGCGAATCTCCTTCAACGCCGCCGAGTGACAGAAGCCGAGCACGTTCTCGTACGTCAGCCCCTTCTCCTTCGCCGACTTCGTACCGCGCCAGGCGTGGTAGGTGTCGGCGATCTTCACGATGTCCTCGTCCGTCAAAACACGCTCGGTGCGGTCGACCATCGTGCCGAGGTTCCGGGCGTCGATGAACAGCACCTCGCCGCGGCGGTCGGTCAGGGCCTTGCCGCCCTGCGGGGTCTTGTCCTTGGTCAGGAACCACAGGCAGGCAGGGATCGCGGTGGTGCGGAACAGGTTGCCGGGCAGTGCCACCATGCAGGCCACCAGGTCCGCCTGGACCATGGCCGCGCGGATCTCGCCCTCGCCCGACGACTTGGACGACATCGACCCGTTCGACAGCACCACACCCGCGCTGCCCCGATCGCCCAGCTTGGAGATGATGTGCTGGAGCCAGGCGTAGTTGGCGTTCGACTGCGGCGGCACGCCGTACCGCCACTTCGGGTCGTCGGCCTTGCGTGCCCAGTCGGACATGTTGAACGGCGGGTTGGCCATGACGAAGTCGGCCCTGAGGTCGGGCAGCTTGTCCTCGGCGAAGGTGTCGGCCCACCGGTCGCCCACGCCCTTGGGGTCCATGCCGTGGATGGCGAGGTTCATCTTCGCCAGCCGCCAGGTGCGCTCGTTGGCCTCCTGCCCGTAGACCGCGATGTCGTGGCTGTGGTCGCGGCCCCGCCGGTTGGTGACGAACTTGCCGGACTGCACGAACATGCCGCCCGAGCCGCAGCACGGGTCGTACACCCGCCCCTCGTACGGCTCCAGTACCTCCACCAGAAGCCGCACCACGCTCGCGGGGGTGTAGAACTCCCCGGCGCGCTTGCCCTCGGCGCGGGCGAACTTCTCCAGGAAATACTCGTAGACCTCGCCGAGCACGTCCTGCGCGGGGCGGTCGCCGTGGCCGGTGAAGCGAGCGTCGCTGATCAGGTCGACGAGTTCCTTGAGCCGCTTCTGGTCGACGTTGTCCCGGTTGAAGATCTTCGGCAGGACGCCGGTGAGGGTCGGGTTGGACTTCATCACCGCGTCCATGGCAGCGTCCAGGAGCGCGCCGACCCCGCTGTCCGCGCTCTGCGCGTTGGCGGCGATGTGGTCCCAGCGGGCGGCCGGCGGCACCCAGAAGACGTTCTTCTCGGTGTACTCGTCCTTGTCCTCCAGGAAGGCGGCGCGGCGGTGCTCGGGGAGCTCGGCCAGCTCCGGGTCCGCGGCGAGCTCGTCGCGGCGCTCGGTGAAGGCGTCGGAGACGTATTTGAGGAAGACCAGCCCCAGCACGAATTCCTTGTACTGGGCGGCGTCCATGGAGCCGCGGAGCTTGTCCGCAGCCTTCCACAGGATGTCCTGGATCTCCTTGGTGCTGGAGACGCCGGGCAACTCGCCCTGGCCGGGGGTCGCTCGTCTGCGTGGAGGCATCGTTCCTCTTTCCTCTGCGAGGGGGACGTGTTTCTTCTGCGAGGGGCGTACGGGGATCGTGGCGGTAGATGGTGGTGTATCAGGAATCGTCGATGGTCAGAGTGCCGTCGGCGAAACCCGCGACGGTCAGGCGGCGGATCTCCTCCAGGGCGTCGTCCTGCGCGCGCAGCAGTTCCCGCCGTCGCTCGACCTCGGCGAGCAGGGCGTCGAGCCGCGCCGCGTCCGCCGGGTCGAGGTCGGGGAGGACGAAGTCCTCGATCCGCCGCGCGGGCCGTACCGCGCCGCGGCTGCGGCCGGTGTTCCTGGCCGCGCTCAGCAGGGCGGCCAGGACGCGGGGTGTGAGCGGACGCTCGGAGGCGGGGGCGACGCGCAGGACGCGGGCGGGAAACGCCACCACGCACGTGCCCTCGTGGTCGACGGTGAAGCCGAGCCGGGGCGTGAGGGTGTAGACGAGGTCACCGGGCTCGGTGAACGCGGCGTACTCGTAGCCGGCGAGCACTGCGCGGTCGATGCGCCGCGCGCCGGCCGGGAGGTCACCGATGACCTCCTCGGGGCCGAGCACCGGGTGGTGGCCCTCGGCCGTCAGGTGCCGCGCGTCGAGGCGGTGCCCACTGACCTTCGTGACGCGTCCCGCCGCGATGAGCGCGCCGACCGTGGTGAGCCCCGGTCGCTCGCCGGTGCGCAGTACGACGCCGCCGCGCAGGCGGCCGTACTCGCCGGTGTATCGCCGGGCGTGCTCGTCGGCCTGCTCCAGCCGTCCCTCAGCCTCGGCGATCAGCGCGGGCCGCTCGGTCACCGTGCGGGCCAGGACGTGGGAGACGGGCGGCTCCATCGGGACGAGCGGGCCGCCGAACTCCGCGTCGAGCCGCGCGACGGGGACGATGCGGCCGTAGCGGGGGTCGTGCCCGTCGGAGCGGCGCCCCTCCGCGCGCCAGAGCAGGACGTCCTCGGCCAGCCGTGCCCGGACGCGCTCGTCCAGTGCTTCGGCACCGAGGTCGGCGAGGAGGACGAAGCCGCGCACGGCCGTGATCGGGTCGCGGGTGAGCGTCCACAACGCGCAGCGGTAGCCGGGGCGGTACGGGGTCACGCCGCCGGGCAGGGTGACGACGGACTCCACGATGCCGCTGCGCAGGAGAGTGGAGCGGAACCGGGCCTCCTGCGTGTCGGGCAGTGCGCCGACGAGGGCGTCGGCGGGACCGAGCACGACGGCGGTGCGGCCCGGGCCGAGCAGGTCGCAGACCCGCTCGACGGCCTCCAGCGCGGCCAGCTTCGACCGGGTCTCCCCGGCCCGGTAGGGGAGGCGGGTGACGATGAGATCCAGGTCGGCCAGTCGTTCCTCCAGGTCGGCGCCGACACGCACGTCGAGGTCGAGTTCGTCGACGCCGCCGAGCAGGAGCCGGCGGCGGGTGAGGCGGGCGAGCCACTCGTCGGGCTCCGCGGCCAGCGCGCGGATCATCGTGGGATCCTCCACCGCGCGGACGAGCGCCGCCAGGAGGTCTCCCGCTCCGGCGTGGGGATCGGCGAGGGTGACCGTGCCGTGCCGCTCCACCCCGGATCGCGGGTCGGCGAGCCGGACGAGCAGCCGGAGGAGCTCGGGTGTGAGGGCGTCGGCGGTGAGTTCGGCCAGGCCGAGGCGGGCCCGTGCCGCCAGGAGCTGCTCGTACGCGCCTGCCGGGGTGTAGGCCGCCTCGACCAGGTCTTCGGCGAGACGGGCCAGGGGTACGGCCGAGCCGTCGGTGGCTCGCAGCTCCCGCAGGACGAGCTCGTCCTCGGCGTCCATCCGCTCGGCGCGGCGCCGGAGGGCGGCCCACGTCTCGTCCGGGTCCAGGTGCGCGTCTCCGCGCGGGTCGTCCGAGGCGCCGGGGAGCAGCGGCTTCTCGTCGAGGTGACGCAGGCAGAGCAGGCTGCCGACGATCTCGACGAGCCGGCGCGGGCCGAACCGGTCCGCGTGGGCGGCGATGGAGTGGAGGGCGGGCTCGGCCCGGAGGCGGGCCGGGTCGGTGTTGCCCAGGCCCGAGGTGATCAGCCAGTCGACCACCTCCCGGCTGTGGAACCGCGGCCGTCCGGCGCTTCCGGGCACCGCGGCGGGGAAGTCGTCGTACCGGCGGCGCCAGGTGGAGACCACGGGCCGCCTGACCTGGGCCATCGCGGCTATCTCGGCCATGGAGACCAGGGGAGCCGGGCAGAGGTCGGGCGTTCCGGGAGGCGTGGACCGGAGGTGTGACATCCGCCGGCTCTCCTTCCTCGGAATCGCCGCCCAATCGCGGTGCACCGCACTCTACGCACACTCAGGCATCGACATTGAAGAAATCTTGATAACCCGGGTTATCAACTTTGCGATTGCTTGGGAGAGTGAAAGAGGTCACTCTCGACTCGCAACATCACAGCAGTGCGCCGGGCCTCGCGAATCCCCGCCGTCCCGGCCGTTCCGTGTCGAGAAGGAGCCCCCGGACCATGACTCTGACCATGCCGACCACGACCGTCGAAGGAATCCAGCTGACCGTGACCCCGTTCCGCCCGGACGCGGTGATCGGGACGATGGGGCTGTCGACGCTGCTCCAGCTCGTGCCCTCCCCGAAGACGGAGGAGGACAAGCGGGCACTGAAGTACGCCCCCGGTGCTCTGCGCCGGCACGCCGAGGTCCGCAGTCTCGTGCAGCGGATGCTGAAGTCCACTCAGAAGGGGCGGAACGTCACCTCGTACGCCTCCTACATCGCCTCTGCCGTGAACGGGGAGTACGGCGCCGGCTGGTCCACCCCGCCGATCACGTTATGGCTGGACGGGCAGCTCGGCGCGGTCGGCGACGAGCTGATCCCCGGCAGTGGCATCCGAACCGTCACGATGACTCCGGGCACGCCCGTGGTGGCCATCGACGGGGAGACCCAGGTCGCCGCCTGGCACGAGCTGTACGACGACCCGGAGCGTTTCGGGACCACGTACGACCGGCTGGGCAGGGTGCGGGTGCCGTTCGAGCTGTACTTCGGGCTGAGCGTCGAGGACGCCCGGCAGATCTTCTACGACCGCAACGTCGAGGGGGTGCCGGTCGCCAAGAACCTGGCGATGTCCATGGACCAGCGCGACATCGGCACTCAGCTCGCCCACCGTGTCGCCGGTGCGGTCAAGGTCGACCACGACGGGAA contains:
- a CDS encoding restriction endonuclease subunit S, which translates into the protein MSEWPTVRFEELAAAEKSAFSKPYGSAITKEDYIPQGIPVVRGVNLSKGVFLDDEFVFISGEKADQIPGANLAPGDLVFTHRGTVGQISMIPRTPRYHRYVLSTSQVKARLDPKRSLPEFYYYWFSSPDGQHELLQNVSTVGVPGLGQPVATIKSLRVPSPPLTIQKSIAAALGALDDKIAVNERITLTALELSRSIYRNFSADASTSSELGNFVSLKYGKALREAERREGATPVYGCTGQVGWHDTPLTSGPTPVVGRKGANAGWVSWSPKPCWVIDTAFFVDINAKFISPEVAFLILETANLPALVGDSAVPGLNRDAAHKQLIKVLEPAAAAEVSERVRPLMTQATRVEQESRTLAALRDTLLPQLMSGKLRVRDAERIVEDAL
- a CDS encoding DNA sulfur modification protein DndB, whose protein sequence is MTLTMPTTTVEGIQLTVTPFRPDAVIGTMGLSTLLQLVPSPKTEEDKRALKYAPGALRRHAEVRSLVQRMLKSTQKGRNVTSYASYIASAVNGEYGAGWSTPPITLWLDGQLGAVGDELIPGSGIRTVTMTPGTPVVAIDGETQVAAWHELYDDPERFGTTYDRLGRVRVPFELYFGLSVEDARQIFYDRNVEGVPVAKNLAMSMDQRDIGTQLAHRVAGAVKVDHDGKIMPFAKLVQSRKRQLTKTDPELVTLSALRVLVITALHGRAGLALSSTTVHEGDLPDGVTAEQSERRLVPLLSALVARLYPHFAARGAVSAPAVLAGIGIAAHQATGWATSGRPLTEDELTELLDSVRWEREARYWDGVAASANAQGTLNFGGGAKDSGGRVADALLHPDTEHGRKIRGW
- a CDS encoding type I restriction-modification system subunit M, which translates into the protein MPPRRRATPGQGELPGVSSTKEIQDILWKAADKLRGSMDAAQYKEFVLGLVFLKYVSDAFTERRDELAADPELAELPEHRRAAFLEDKDEYTEKNVFWVPPAARWDHIAANAQSADSGVGALLDAAMDAVMKSNPTLTGVLPKIFNRDNVDQKRLKELVDLISDARFTGHGDRPAQDVLGEVYEYFLEKFARAEGKRAGEFYTPASVVRLLVEVLEPYEGRVYDPCCGSGGMFVQSGKFVTNRRGRDHSHDIAVYGQEANERTWRLAKMNLAIHGMDPKGVGDRWADTFAEDKLPDLRADFVMANPPFNMSDWARKADDPKWRYGVPPQSNANYAWLQHIISKLGDRGSAGVVLSNGSMSSKSSGEGEIRAAMVQADLVACMVALPGNLFRTTAIPACLWFLTKDKTPQGGKALTDRRGEVLFIDARNLGTMVDRTERVLTDEDIVKIADTYHAWRGTKSAKEKGLTYENVLGFCHSAALKEIREHDFVLTPGRYVGAVEVEEDPDAEPVQERIARLTKELFEHFEESARLEKVVREQLGRIDV